One segment of Leptospiraceae bacterium DNA contains the following:
- a CDS encoding CopG family transcriptional regulator, with amino-acid sequence MKKIDKKFQMLFSEEELNTLKIEAAKRNISASEFIRICIKNELTEKSSYSKILALRNLTNLELE; translated from the coding sequence ATGAAAAAAATAGACAAAAAATTTCAAATGTTATTCAGTGAAGAAGAATTGAATACTCTAAAGATAGAAGCAGCAAAACGAAATATATCTGCGTCTGAATTTATCCGAATCTGTATCAAAAATGAACTCACAGAAAAATCCTCTTATTCAAAAATTTTAGCACTTAGAAATTTAACAAACCTAGAATTAGAATGA
- a CDS encoding pseudouridine synthase — MIYLAFNKPFQVLSQFKPLDDKVTLTEYIHIPEKPKAVGRLDYDSEGLLLLSDDIRFIQKMTDPEEKIEKEYIVQVEGIPKTDDLQKFAKGIRTQTENYKPAKVSLISEPEFLWERNPPIRKRQSIPTSWLSIIIREGKNRQVRKMTAFIGFPTLRLIRVRIGKISLENLKPGEFRNISKE; from the coding sequence ATGATTTATCTCGCATTCAATAAACCATTTCAAGTTTTATCTCAATTTAAACCTCTCGATGATAAAGTTACATTGACAGAATACATTCATATTCCTGAAAAACCAAAAGCAGTGGGACGATTAGATTATGATAGTGAAGGATTACTTTTATTATCCGACGATATCCGCTTCATTCAAAAAATGACTGACCCGGAGGAGAAAATCGAAAAGGAATATATTGTCCAAGTAGAAGGAATTCCTAAAACGGATGATTTACAAAAATTCGCAAAAGGAATTCGAACTCAAACAGAAAATTACAAGCCGGCTAAAGTATCCCTTATTTCAGAACCAGAATTTTTATGGGAAAGAAACCCTCCGATTCGAAAAAGACAATCAATTCCTACTTCGTGGCTAAGTATCATTATCCGAGAAGGAAAAAACAGGCAAGTTCGAAAAATGACGGCATTTATTGGATTTCCAACACTAAGATTAATCAGAGTTCGCATTGGTAAAATAAGCCTAGAGAATTTAAAGCCCGGAGAGTTTAGAAATATTTCAAAAGAATAA
- the rpiB gene encoding ribose 5-phosphate isomerase B, with product MKEKIGIVSDHGGFELKEYLRSVFEKESEIVDCGVNSEQSVDYPTVVKAGCNRLKSGEFLKLIALCGTGIGASIAANRIKGIRAALCHDEFTAEMAKRHNNANVLVLGGRVLGKDLSVRIVKKWLESSFEAGRHENRINLLDIE from the coding sequence TTGAAAGAAAAAATAGGAATCGTATCTGATCATGGTGGATTCGAATTGAAGGAGTATTTACGCTCCGTATTTGAAAAAGAGTCCGAGATAGTGGATTGTGGAGTAAATTCAGAACAGTCTGTTGATTATCCAACTGTAGTTAAAGCTGGCTGTAATCGTTTGAAATCTGGCGAATTTCTTAAATTAATTGCACTTTGCGGAACGGGAATCGGTGCATCGATTGCAGCGAACCGAATAAAGGGAATTCGGGCAGCACTTTGTCACGATGAATTCACAGCTGAAATGGCGAAACGCCACAATAATGCCAATGTTCTTGTTTTAGGGGGAAGAGTTTTAGGAAAAGACCTTTCTGTCCGAATAGTAAAGAAGTGGCTTGAGTCAAGTTTTGAGGCTGGACGCCATGAAAATCGAATAAATTTACTGGATATAGAATGA
- a CDS encoding class I SAM-dependent methyltransferase — protein sequence MKQLIPINLTNSTATSVLNGHPWIFRNKFSRYEKNLNDGDWLLLLGSGNKELGVGIYSKTGLIAVRIFYFGEGFNLEILQNKISKRIEKRIPLLKHTNSIRWIHGENDNLPGVTVDGHGKCLTVMCYSNSLESFAKYISKFVYSQLLIYPEVKVKPDIILFTAPNRKGFDTKKSENRILRGIKPNHIEIDFQNIKYIIDPYGQKSGMYNDIRNLRNYILEKKEKFSNQNILNLFSSNGLLSVCLEEAGAKNIISVEDSRKAIYIHEINLRKVKNISEESLLSKTENEIIIGKQKIIKADIFKQLKPILEKQNIQFDTIIIDPPSLTANEKDKVTARVIYKRLISESIQFLKNSGTLILCSCSNRIHPNDFEKICKESITESGRKVKNPIRLQNEIDHPLLATFPEGNYFKAHIYHDLSRIQ from the coding sequence TTGAAACAATTAATCCCAATTAACCTCACAAATTCTACTGCCACATCAGTGTTAAACGGACATCCGTGGATTTTTAGAAATAAATTTTCCCGTTATGAAAAAAATCTTAACGATGGTGACTGGTTATTACTCCTTGGATCCGGTAATAAAGAATTAGGTGTAGGAATTTATTCAAAAACCGGATTAATAGCGGTACGTATTTTTTATTTCGGAGAGGGTTTTAATTTAGAAATTCTTCAAAATAAAATTTCAAAACGCATTGAAAAAAGAATCCCATTACTAAAACACACAAATAGTATTCGCTGGATACATGGGGAAAACGATAATTTGCCCGGAGTGACCGTAGATGGTCATGGAAAATGTCTAACTGTAATGTGTTATTCTAATTCTTTAGAATCATTCGCCAAGTATATTAGTAAATTTGTATATTCGCAATTACTAATATATCCAGAAGTTAAAGTTAAACCCGATATTATTTTATTTACGGCTCCCAACCGAAAAGGTTTTGACACAAAAAAATCGGAAAATAGAATTCTTAGGGGAATTAAACCAAATCATATTGAAATTGATTTTCAAAACATTAAATACATTATTGATCCGTACGGTCAAAAATCAGGTATGTACAATGATATCCGAAACCTTAGAAATTATATACTTGAAAAAAAAGAAAAATTTTCTAATCAAAATATTCTAAATCTATTTTCGTCCAATGGATTGCTTTCTGTTTGTCTCGAAGAAGCAGGTGCAAAGAATATTATTTCTGTAGAAGATAGTAGAAAAGCAATTTATATTCATGAAATAAATTTACGAAAAGTAAAAAATATTTCCGAAGAAAGTCTACTTTCCAAGACAGAAAATGAAATCATAATTGGAAAACAAAAAATCATCAAAGCTGATATTTTTAAACAATTAAAACCAATATTAGAAAAACAGAATATACAATTTGACACAATTATCATTGATCCACCAAGTTTAACAGCAAACGAAAAAGATAAAGTAACCGCTCGAGTAATTTACAAGAGACTCATATCTGAATCAATCCAGTTTTTAAAAAACTCAGGTACACTAATTCTATGTTCCTGTTCGAATCGAATTCATCCAAATGACTTTGAAAAAATTTGTAAAGAGTCTATCACAGAATCAGGTAGAAAAGTCAAAAACCCTATTCGATTACAAAACGAAATCGATCATCCATTACTCGCGACATTTCCTGAGGGTAATTACTTTAAGGCACATATTTATCATGATTTATCTCGCATTCAATAA
- a CDS encoding S8 family serine peptidase, translating into MSHKSKNDPRGILHFLVQIKYRNVAIICIFICFFLINNCETKKKDYQTEGFILFALAGSQPRSSNCNYSDFTADSGDDPLLSSEWHLSNGGEDLNIGTVWDTNRGDGIQVAVVDDGLDIYHEDLSINSLSLGSYNFGTEYFGFSQSLYDPYSVYAAHGTAVGGVIAARDKNGKGVSGIAPRACLAGYNVLIELTDANENTAMSYRAPEISVSNNSWGATDGTGKTASSSFLWRNGVNTGLSAGRGGKGTVYVWAAGNGANTSNAATFGGLETDNANQDGQANYYGVMAVCGIMDDGKRVSYSEKGANLWVCGYSQKTSFNSTLDGILTTDISNVYGYNPLPSSFTNAGYTQSMQLNNFNYSKIFNGTSGATPMVSAASALIIKENPKLGWRDVKLILAESAKKNDPLDSDWHTNGGSKITNSGTSYNINHKYGFGVIDISQAVSLAKTWTNVGTLLTYDTGTITTNATFSNNTILTGGASVTQSISSGNTVITKIEFIEVTITTTSADASDLEVVLTSPSGTKSTLAEAHICASGNNTNPINSAQTGVCGNYSGWVFGTARHLGETASGTWTLQIADRRIGTNDSTGRGNGGTLSSWRMKFYGREN; encoded by the coding sequence ATGAGCCATAAGTCAAAAAATGATCCTAGGGGTATTTTACATTTTTTAGTTCAGATAAAATACAGGAATGTTGCGATAATCTGTATTTTTATTTGTTTTTTCCTAATTAATAATTGTGAAACAAAAAAGAAGGACTACCAGACGGAAGGATTCATTCTATTTGCACTTGCCGGATCTCAGCCGAGATCATCTAATTGTAATTATTCTGATTTCACTGCGGATTCGGGAGACGATCCTTTACTTTCATCTGAATGGCATTTAAGCAATGGGGGAGAGGATTTGAACATTGGAACCGTTTGGGATACGAATCGTGGAGACGGAATTCAAGTGGCTGTTGTCGATGATGGTTTAGATATCTATCATGAAGATTTAAGTATTAATTCTCTTTCGCTTGGGAGTTATAACTTTGGAACTGAGTATTTTGGATTTTCTCAATCCTTGTATGATCCCTATAGTGTGTATGCTGCACACGGAACTGCCGTCGGCGGAGTCATTGCTGCAAGAGATAAAAATGGAAAGGGAGTTTCCGGAATTGCACCAAGGGCTTGCCTAGCTGGGTACAATGTTCTTATTGAACTTACAGATGCAAATGAAAATACGGCAATGAGTTATAGAGCGCCTGAAATATCTGTTTCGAATAACAGTTGGGGAGCGACAGACGGAACAGGAAAAACTGCCTCCTCTTCTTTTTTATGGAGAAATGGGGTTAACACAGGTTTATCAGCGGGGAGAGGCGGTAAAGGAACAGTGTACGTCTGGGCTGCTGGAAATGGGGCAAATACAAGTAATGCGGCTACTTTCGGTGGTCTCGAAACAGATAATGCCAACCAAGACGGCCAAGCTAATTATTATGGGGTTATGGCTGTTTGCGGAATAATGGACGATGGGAAACGAGTTAGTTATTCCGAAAAAGGCGCAAATTTATGGGTTTGCGGATATTCTCAGAAAACATCATTTAATTCAACGTTAGACGGAATATTAACAACGGATATTAGTAATGTATATGGATACAATCCTCTTCCATCTAGTTTTACTAATGCCGGTTATACTCAGTCAATGCAGTTAAATAATTTCAATTATAGTAAAATATTTAATGGCACATCCGGTGCTACTCCAATGGTGTCTGCGGCATCAGCCCTAATTATAAAAGAAAACCCTAAACTTGGTTGGAGAGACGTAAAACTAATTCTAGCCGAATCAGCTAAGAAAAATGACCCTTTAGACTCAGACTGGCATACCAATGGAGGAAGTAAAATAACAAATTCAGGAACTTCATACAATATTAATCATAAATATGGTTTTGGGGTAATTGATATTAGCCAGGCAGTTAGTTTAGCCAAAACATGGACGAATGTAGGGACACTTTTGACTTATGATACTGGAACTATTACAACTAACGCAACATTTTCAAATAATACGATTTTAACTGGTGGTGCATCTGTAACTCAATCCATTTCAAGTGGAAATACAGTGATAACGAAGATTGAATTTATAGAAGTTACAATTACTACGACTAGTGCAGATGCTTCTGATTTAGAAGTTGTTCTTACTTCTCCTTCTGGGACTAAGAGCACTTTAGCGGAGGCGCATATATGTGCGTCTGGAAATAATACAAACCCAATTAACAGTGCACAGACTGGTGTATGTGGAAATTATTCTGGTTGGGTTTTTGGAACGGCTAGGCATTTAGGGGAAACGGCAAGTGGAACTTGGACGTTACAAATTGCTGATAGAAGGATTGGTACAAATGATAGTACTGGACGGGGAAATGGTGGGACTTTATCGAGTTGGCGAATGAAGTTTTATGGAAGAGAAAATTAA
- a CDS encoding DMT family transporter, with product MNRVLFADFVLLLLNVMWGYCFILIKQLLVEISPFYLLTLRFFLAALILVPFQFSNFRKMTTRECKSYFLCGLALGIGFIFQTLGLISTNPGKSGVITGTLVVFVPFIHYFWTGLRIEKYVIKGTILTFVGLYFISVDGKTDFTEINQGDLFLLAGAISFAFHVVIVDRTLSDVPEVKPILFAQVQLFIVGLLSIIPVLYFDKTTFTVSYFTIYGILFLAIFGSLIAYIVQTWAQKFSPAPHVAVILSTEAVFACIFSYFLFDEKFTVSMWIGAILVLAGILLTQGLFFINKKSIL from the coding sequence ATGAATAGGGTTCTTTTTGCTGATTTTGTATTACTGTTATTGAATGTAATGTGGGGTTACTGTTTTATTTTAATCAAACAATTACTGGTTGAAATCTCTCCGTTTTATTTGCTTACCTTGCGTTTTTTTCTGGCAGCACTCATTCTTGTTCCATTTCAGTTTTCTAATTTTCGGAAAATGACTACTAGAGAATGTAAAAGTTACTTCCTTTGTGGTCTGGCTTTGGGTATTGGATTTATTTTTCAAACACTGGGATTGATTAGTACCAATCCAGGAAAGTCAGGGGTAATTACAGGTACTCTGGTGGTATTTGTTCCATTTATTCATTATTTTTGGACTGGACTTCGCATTGAAAAATATGTAATTAAAGGAACTATTCTTACTTTCGTAGGTCTGTATTTTATCTCCGTTGATGGGAAAACTGATTTTACAGAGATTAACCAAGGCGATTTATTTTTATTAGCCGGTGCAATTTCATTTGCTTTTCATGTGGTCATTGTAGATAGAACTTTGTCTGACGTTCCAGAAGTTAAACCGATTTTGTTTGCTCAAGTTCAGCTTTTTATTGTAGGTTTACTTAGCATTATCCCCGTTTTATATTTTGATAAAACAACGTTTACAGTAAGTTATTTTACTATTTATGGAATACTATTTTTAGCAATATTTGGGAGCCTCATCGCATATATTGTCCAGACTTGGGCGCAGAAATTTTCTCCAGCTCCTCACGTAGCTGTAATTCTTTCTACGGAAGCGGTATTTGCTTGTATTTTTTCCTATTTCCTATTTGACGAAAAATTTACTGTATCTATGTGGATTGGAGCCATACTAGTATTAGCCGGAATTTTACTTACACAGGGATTATTTTTTATAAATAAAAAATCTATTTTATAA
- a CDS encoding glycosyltransferase family 39 protein — protein sequence MKRKILYFLILVVAIIPVIMTLPFDVIDIDSAQYAEIAREMVTNNEYFFLRDNGKQYLDKPILTFWSIAVSFKLFGISNYTFRLPAILITLLSFYSIFRITYLISNNFRRSFLAFVIYATCPGLFAMVVDPKIDVYLTAYLLFTHHAFYLGIKKNPKWFYLMYVFIGLGFITKGPISLVIPAISIGGDILIRRDWALLKNMKLTIGIPILALFPAIWSYILFQDFSWYGPHFFLWIQSFGRFYRKMYDQKVDPFYFIINFAWAFSTFLLPLIFYIISFMKRKIKENGFKNQISLIIQKVKLNQFEAQYFIIPFWFFLFLGLISFSRYQLPQYIFWLLPAAAIFTSGVVEQYICQHENSYIFLTPYIASIVFLIVFPFTVIQINWVPPVLLVFISLLFLLKRQKPILLISIFATAIIYFSIEISFFPFLLSYQPSSRVANTILTLEPDKKEIFTYKLPSSKRSYSFYSKRLMKPLFDKAKFFRLLEKDHVRLILVPLEYKEDLRKFLGDEVIYEILESHPSYKVATPKLNFFFQKERRLVSKDILLIRIHKKTELHSG from the coding sequence TTCTTTTTACGGGATAATGGCAAACAATACTTAGACAAACCAATATTAACCTTTTGGTCGATTGCAGTGTCCTTTAAATTATTTGGTATTTCAAACTATACATTTAGGTTACCTGCCATTTTAATAACCTTACTTTCTTTTTATTCTATTTTTAGAATAACTTATCTTATCTCTAATAATTTCAGGAGATCTTTTTTAGCTTTTGTAATTTATGCAACTTGCCCTGGATTATTTGCGATGGTAGTCGATCCGAAGATCGATGTTTATTTAACTGCCTATTTACTCTTCACTCATCATGCCTTTTACTTAGGAATCAAAAAAAATCCTAAATGGTTTTACCTGATGTATGTCTTTATTGGGTTAGGGTTTATTACGAAAGGTCCCATTTCCCTGGTAATTCCCGCAATTTCAATTGGGGGTGATATTTTAATTCGCAGAGATTGGGCGTTACTGAAAAATATGAAGCTAACAATCGGTATCCCAATTCTTGCTTTATTTCCAGCTATTTGGTCTTATATTTTATTCCAAGATTTTTCTTGGTATGGGCCGCATTTCTTTTTATGGATTCAATCTTTCGGTAGATTTTATAGGAAGATGTATGACCAAAAAGTAGACCCGTTTTATTTTATTATCAATTTTGCATGGGCGTTTTCTACTTTTTTACTCCCATTAATATTCTACATAATCTCGTTTATGAAACGAAAAATTAAGGAGAATGGTTTTAAAAATCAAATTAGCTTAATCATTCAAAAAGTAAAATTAAATCAATTTGAAGCTCAGTATTTTATTATTCCATTCTGGTTCTTCTTATTCTTAGGATTGATTAGCTTTTCAAGATACCAGCTTCCGCAATACATCTTTTGGCTATTACCCGCAGCAGCAATTTTTACATCAGGAGTTGTAGAGCAGTATATATGCCAGCACGAGAACAGTTATATATTTTTAACTCCATATATAGCGTCTATTGTATTTTTAATTGTTTTTCCGTTTACTGTAATTCAAATTAACTGGGTTCCACCTGTTTTATTAGTTTTTATTTCTTTACTATTTTTACTTAAAAGACAGAAGCCTATTTTACTTATTTCCATTTTTGCAACTGCGATTATCTATTTTAGTATAGAAATTTCTTTTTTCCCATTTTTGCTTTCCTATCAGCCTTCTTCGCGGGTAGCTAACACAATTCTTACCTTAGAGCCAGACAAAAAAGAAATATTCACTTATAAATTGCCTTCTTCAAAAAGATCATATAGCTTCTATTCTAAAAGGCTTATGAAACCTCTATTTGATAAAGCTAAATTTTTTAGATTACTTGAAAAAGACCATGTTAGGCTTATACTTGTTCCATTGGAATATAAAGAAGATTTGAGAAAATTTTTAGGAGATGAGGTCATATATGAAATTTTAGAATCACATCCAAGCTATAAAGTTGCGACTCCCAAACTAAATTTTTTCTTTCAAAAGGAAAGAAGGTTAGTTTCGAAAGACATTTTATTAATTAGAATTCACAAAAAAACAGAATTGCATAGTGGATAA
- a CDS encoding TolC family protein, which yields MIEFYNKKSLFLILLFLGTPIFGQESKSNVLRLSLKDTVKQVIETNATVQNAKFEILKADSPIYKNESKFTWKLIGEVLKSETKLPYNQNNFLSGTKLQTDKLSAGIEKQFSTGTYFMAEVSTLRFDSNALENPYTTPSAFAFLGVKPLYTGAVSVKLSQELLKYSFGRTEKLKEQMLRTQSAIVQETLIFQLTQLVTQTLVEYWSLSVYDSSVVTFEQLLENATKIRNLTTRKQTIGTAERFEASQWNSVVASVESQLERAQLERNDAKRRLQRILGVSPTTEISGVTDLVENLPDINLEQDIIYALENRIDLKNLRRQKELSKQGLSVAEDEDMPSLKLSGTASSRAQSLISPQDNYYLGNYNGIRSWKYPEYRADITLSYPLWDKGVKTSIRDAQVNIKEMADMEAALKKEIEDELKSRYEAIQSSHTVLLTAKQTEEETKKFYDGLVTKFIQGRYSALAVKNALDAYTQAQLIGLQAKINFNINLLRYDLAKNYLFEKYDIDVYKILNDLKKAAIAHSN from the coding sequence ATGATAGAATTCTATAATAAAAAATCTTTATTCCTTATTTTACTATTTTTGGGTACTCCTATTTTCGGACAGGAATCTAAATCAAATGTTTTACGTTTATCTTTAAAAGATACTGTAAAACAAGTAATTGAAACAAATGCAACTGTCCAGAATGCAAAGTTCGAAATATTAAAAGCAGATAGTCCCATTTACAAAAATGAATCTAAATTTACTTGGAAATTGATTGGGGAGGTTCTTAAATCTGAGACAAAACTTCCTTACAATCAAAATAACTTTTTATCGGGAACAAAATTACAAACGGACAAACTTAGCGCAGGTATTGAAAAACAATTTTCAACTGGTACTTATTTTATGGCTGAGGTAAGTACGCTTCGATTTGACTCCAATGCTTTAGAAAATCCTTATACAACTCCTTCTGCTTTTGCATTTTTAGGAGTGAAACCTTTGTATACTGGTGCTGTGAGTGTAAAATTAAGTCAGGAACTTTTAAAATATTCGTTCGGTCGTACTGAAAAACTAAAAGAACAAATGCTTCGAACACAATCTGCCATTGTGCAAGAAACGTTAATTTTTCAACTTACACAATTAGTTACACAAACTCTTGTAGAATACTGGTCATTATCCGTTTACGACTCATCCGTAGTTACCTTTGAGCAATTACTTGAAAACGCAACGAAAATTCGAAACTTAACTACTCGAAAACAAACAATAGGAACAGCGGAGCGTTTTGAAGCAAGCCAATGGAATTCAGTAGTTGCAAGCGTAGAATCGCAATTAGAAAGAGCACAATTAGAAAGAAATGATGCCAAAAGACGTTTGCAGCGCATACTCGGAGTTTCCCCCACAACTGAAATAAGCGGTGTTACTGATTTAGTAGAAAATTTACCTGATATCAATTTAGAACAAGATATAATTTATGCATTAGAGAATCGTATAGACCTTAAAAATTTACGAAGACAGAAGGAATTATCGAAACAGGGTTTGAGTGTGGCGGAAGATGAAGATATGCCGTCTTTGAAATTAAGTGGAACTGCAAGTTCTAGAGCACAGTCTTTAATTTCTCCTCAGGATAATTATTATTTGGGAAATTATAACGGAATCCGATCTTGGAAGTATCCTGAATATAGAGCAGATATTACACTTTCTTATCCTCTTTGGGACAAAGGAGTAAAAACATCTATTCGAGATGCGCAAGTAAACATTAAAGAAATGGCCGATATGGAAGCTGCATTAAAAAAAGAAATTGAAGATGAATTAAAGAGTCGATACGAAGCCATTCAATCCTCTCATACAGTCCTTTTAACTGCAAAACAAACGGAAGAAGAAACTAAAAAATTTTATGATGGACTAGTCACAAAATTTATCCAAGGAAGATACTCAGCATTAGCCGTTAAGAACGCATTAGATGCATATACACAAGCACAATTAATTGGATTACAAGCAAAAATAAATTTTAATATTAATTTACTCCGGTATGATTTAGCTAAGAATTATTTATTTGAAAAATATGATATAGATGTTTATAAAATATTAAATGATTTAAAAAAAGCGGCTATTGCACATTCAAATTAG
- a CDS encoding citrate synthase: MAEKAILKIGDKEYDLPVIEGSEKEKAIDITKLRAQTGYVTIDSGYLNTGACTSAITFLDGELGILRYRGIPIEQLAEKSTFTEVAHLLIYGKLPNQKELLTWDESLTKHTLIHEDLKRLFSGFPKDAHPMAIMSCMIASLSTYYQDSYDPENPEHREISIRRLLAKFPTIAAFSYKKSIGQPAVHPQNSLDYCGNFLNMMFAVPAEDYKIDPEIVKALNLLLILHADHEQNCSTSTVRLVGSSLANIYAAISSGICALWGPRHGGANQEVLEMLTEIKQSGMSVKEVVAKAKDKNSTFRLSGFGHRVYKNFDPRAKIIKKACDNVLQKMGIKDPLLDIAKELEEAALHDPYFVDRKLYPNVDFYSGIIYRALGIPVNMFTVMFAMGRLPGWIAQWKEMIESPDMKIGRPRQIYTGPTEVSYEDAKKKA, translated from the coding sequence ATGGCAGAAAAGGCAATTCTCAAGATTGGCGATAAAGAATACGATTTACCCGTAATTGAAGGGTCAGAAAAAGAAAAAGCAATTGATATTACAAAACTTAGAGCACAAACTGGATACGTAACCATCGATAGTGGTTATTTAAACACAGGAGCTTGCACGAGTGCGATTACTTTTTTAGATGGGGAACTCGGAATTTTACGCTACAGGGGAATTCCAATCGAGCAACTCGCAGAAAAATCCACATTTACAGAAGTAGCACATTTACTTATTTATGGAAAACTTCCAAACCAAAAAGAACTTTTAACTTGGGATGAATCTCTTACCAAACACACACTAATCCACGAAGACCTAAAACGTCTATTTAGTGGATTTCCAAAAGACGCTCACCCAATGGCAATCATGTCTTGTATGATTGCATCTCTTTCTACCTACTACCAAGACTCCTATGATCCAGAAAATCCAGAACACCGAGAAATATCGATTCGTCGATTACTCGCAAAATTTCCAACAATTGCGGCTTTCTCCTACAAAAAATCCATTGGCCAACCAGCAGTTCATCCACAAAACTCACTAGATTATTGTGGAAACTTTTTGAATATGATGTTTGCAGTTCCGGCAGAAGACTACAAAATTGATCCAGAAATTGTAAAAGCATTAAATTTACTCTTAATACTACACGCTGATCACGAACAAAATTGTTCTACCTCTACAGTCCGTTTAGTTGGTTCAAGTTTAGCCAATATCTACGCTGCCATTTCTTCGGGAATCTGTGCACTTTGGGGTCCGAGACATGGAGGAGCAAACCAAGAAGTTCTCGAAATGTTAACAGAAATCAAACAAAGTGGAATGTCTGTCAAAGAAGTAGTTGCAAAAGCAAAAGATAAAAACTCTACTTTCCGATTAAGTGGATTTGGACATAGAGTATATAAAAACTTTGACCCACGAGCCAAAATCATCAAAAAAGCCTGTGACAATGTTCTACAAAAAATGGGTATTAAAGATCCGCTTCTTGATATCGCAAAAGAACTAGAAGAAGCAGCTTTACATGATCCATACTTCGTAGACAGAAAACTATATCCGAACGTTGACTTTTACAGTGGAATTATCTACCGTGCACTTGGCATTCCTGTTAATATGTTTACAGTCATGTTTGCGATGGGTCGCCTACCGGGTTGGATTGCGCAGTGGAAAGAAATGATCGAATCCCCAGACATGAAAATTGGTCGACCTCGCCAAATTTACACTGGACCAACTGAAGTTTCTTACGAAGACGCAAAGAAAAAGGCATAG
- a CDS encoding flagellar hook-basal body protein codes for MLRGIYTGASGMAIQQTRMDVIANNLANVDKTAFKRDTTLFKTFPEMLIHRYDEDGVGKVPMGSFDTAPVVGKLGLGGEVNEVYTRFEQGAVKKSENPFDLMLNDKPGAEKPAFFSVMTNRGERLTRSGAFVLDNNGYLVTPQGFPLLGENGPIKVSRANFLVKENGEVFMNADIGNDPREGLTSAEHNQYKNPVLLDKLKIRTVENPRHLDKEGDSFYVDTPESGEPRAFRDELEGPEVLQGYLEASNVQVVTEMVEMIEVNRAYEANQKAIQTHDSLLGRLINEVSR; via the coding sequence ATGCTCAGAGGAATATATACAGGCGCAAGTGGGATGGCAATTCAACAGACTAGAATGGACGTTATAGCAAACAATCTAGCAAACGTAGACAAAACTGCTTTCAAAAGAGATACAACCCTATTTAAAACTTTTCCTGAGATGTTAATACACCGTTATGATGAAGATGGCGTAGGTAAAGTCCCAATGGGATCTTTCGATACCGCGCCAGTTGTTGGAAAATTAGGATTAGGCGGTGAGGTAAATGAAGTGTATACACGCTTTGAACAGGGAGCAGTTAAAAAATCCGAAAATCCATTTGATCTTATGTTGAATGATAAACCAGGAGCTGAAAAACCAGCTTTTTTCTCAGTTATGACTAATCGAGGAGAAAGACTAACCAGAAGCGGTGCATTTGTTTTAGATAACAACGGGTATTTAGTAACGCCACAGGGTTTCCCACTTTTAGGGGAAAATGGTCCTATCAAAGTTAGTCGTGCAAATTTTTTAGTGAAAGAAAACGGGGAAGTATTTATGAATGCGGATATTGGAAATGATCCCCGCGAAGGATTAACCAGTGCAGAGCACAATCAATACAAAAATCCAGTTCTCTTAGATAAACTAAAAATTAGAACTGTTGAAAACCCTCGCCATTTAGATAAAGAAGGTGATTCTTTTTATGTAGATACTCCAGAATCTGGAGAACCAAGAGCTTTTCGGGATGAACTAGAAGGTCCAGAAGTACTTCAGGGTTATCTAGAAGCGTCTAACGTGCAAGTTGTGACCGAAATGGTGGAAATGATAGAAGTAAATCGCGCGTACGAAGCCAACCAAAAAGCCATTCAAACCCACGATAGCCTTTTAGGTAGACTAATTAACGAAGTGAGTCGATAA